Proteins encoded within one genomic window of Fibrobacter sp. UWP2:
- a CDS encoding dihydroneopterin aldolase: MVIEAGKICIKDLQFNCIIGTLPYEREKEQPIVLNVALWLDFAQAARNEDLAHSIDYAQLAEDLQGFIRHSQFQLEETLVFETAKHILNNYPKALMAEVTVRKPQAIPNCAGAESSIRIKR; the protein is encoded by the coding sequence ATGGTAATCGAAGCCGGCAAAATCTGCATCAAGGACCTGCAGTTCAACTGCATCATCGGCACCCTCCCCTACGAAAGGGAAAAGGAACAGCCGATTGTTTTGAACGTCGCCCTCTGGTTGGATTTTGCACAGGCCGCCCGTAACGAGGACCTGGCCCACTCCATAGACTATGCCCAGTTAGCGGAGGACCTCCAGGGGTTCATCCGCCACTCGCAGTTCCAGCTCGAAGAGACTCTCGTTTTCGAGACAGCAAAGCACATTCTAAACAACTACCCCAAGGCGCTCATGGCCGAGGTCACGGTGCGCAAGCCCCAGGCAATACCCAACTGCGCCGGGGCTGAATCTTCCATCCGTATTAAACGGTAA
- a CDS encoding SpoVG family protein: MAETNATETKVEPEKAKSSAFDCLAVTQVSVWPFKEGPNLGHMKGIAQIVLNDQMVIRGLRVMDGQNGLFVGYPNDPFYKGEDFRSLCNPITRQLKEHIENCVLEKFQAAVA, encoded by the coding sequence ATGGCTGAAACGAATGCAACAGAAACTAAAGTTGAACCCGAAAAGGCGAAGTCTTCCGCCTTTGATTGCCTTGCCGTGACGCAGGTCAGCGTGTGGCCTTTCAAGGAGGGCCCGAACCTGGGGCACATGAAGGGCATTGCCCAGATTGTGCTGAACGACCAGATGGTCATTCGCGGGCTCCGCGTGATGGACGGCCAGAACGGTTTGTTTGTGGGCTACCCGAACGACCCGTTCTACAAGGGCGAAGATTTCCGCAGTCTTTGTAACCCGATTACGCGCCAGCTGAAGGAACACATCGAGAACTGCGTGCTCGAGAAGTTCCAGGCGGCGGTCGCCTAG
- a CDS encoding pseudouridine synthase — translation MSTVILFNKPFGVLSQFTPESGHPALDSFGFPAGVYAAGRLDHDSEGALLLTDNGKLIKKLLDPKFEHPRTYLAQVDGQITEEAVRKLAKGVDIKGYHTKPCKTEIVEAPDWIWERVPPVRFRANIPTSWVRLTLIEGKNRQVRHMTAAVGFPTLRLIRVQIGKIPLGDLQPGEWKIVTDKVI, via the coding sequence ATGTCTACCGTCATTCTCTTCAACAAGCCGTTTGGCGTACTGAGCCAGTTTACGCCCGAATCGGGACACCCGGCGCTCGACAGCTTCGGCTTCCCTGCGGGCGTATACGCGGCAGGCCGTTTGGACCATGACAGCGAAGGCGCCTTGCTGCTTACAGACAACGGGAAACTCATCAAGAAATTGCTCGATCCCAAGTTTGAACACCCGCGTACTTACTTGGCACAGGTAGATGGACAAATTACCGAAGAGGCCGTTCGCAAGCTCGCTAAAGGTGTAGACATCAAAGGCTATCACACTAAGCCCTGCAAAACAGAAATTGTTGAAGCCCCAGACTGGATTTGGGAAAGGGTTCCGCCCGTCCGCTTCCGCGCGAACATTCCCACCAGCTGGGTACGCCTCACCCTCATCGAGGGTAAAAACCGACAGGTCCGCCACATGACGGCAGCAGTGGGTTTCCCGACGCTGCGCCTAATTCGAGTGCAGATAGGAAAAATTCCCCTGGGTGACTTGCAACCAGGGGAATGGAAAATTGTTACTGATAAAGTAATTTAA
- a CDS encoding carbohydrate-binding family 9-like protein, whose protein sequence is MLLKPNMNWEKNQGIALPTVLAETSVNNDFFEVSFTVEEPLDCFRAEVMEDSGRSWEDSCVEVFLQNPTNPAEYFNFEVTSRGFLLAARGTGRENRTLLETTDLSRVVREKQLASVVGDFISWGMKLSIPASLFGMNSFEGVQIRGNLYKCGDKTKTPHYLSAFTIETEKPDFHRPEFFDILI, encoded by the coding sequence ATGCTTTTAAAACCGAACATGAACTGGGAAAAGAACCAGGGAATCGCGCTCCCCACCGTCTTGGCGGAGACCTCCGTCAACAACGACTTTTTTGAAGTGTCCTTTACCGTCGAGGAGCCGCTGGACTGCTTCCGCGCCGAGGTCATGGAAGACTCCGGCCGCAGCTGGGAAGACTCCTGCGTCGAGGTGTTTTTGCAAAACCCCACGAACCCCGCCGAGTACTTCAACTTCGAGGTGACCAGCCGGGGATTTTTGTTGGCGGCACGGGGTACCGGGCGCGAGAACCGCACCCTGTTGGAGACCACCGACCTTTCGAGGGTCGTACGGGAAAAACAGCTCGCCAGCGTCGTCGGAGACTTTATCAGTTGGGGGATGAAACTTTCCATCCCCGCAAGTTTGTTCGGGATGAACTCGTTCGAGGGTGTACAAATCCGAGGGAATCTCTACAAGTGCGGCGACAAAACAAAGACGCCCCACTACCTGAGCGCCTTCACGATAGAAACAGAAAAGCCGGATTTTCACCGGCCTGAATTCTTCGATATCCTGATTTAG
- a CDS encoding acyl-[acyl-carrier-protein] thioesterase produces MIDIYELSKNPLVFQKPRTITSAYIDVSGKMGIAQTVLMVQDNFTENFGAIKQDNFFVKEKGGYWAISKAKFKFFERPYWSEKVVTTSFPANNSLIRTDENTAITTPEGEPIILAVQEACCLDLERHRPMKLSAVDFPTEGFPEAFMDGKFTKFDVPPEGYAEVYRQRVLPQHIDMSHHMNNIEYIKLALNVFSASDLEVCLPSMLEVHFLGETREGQEVTIFRADNKGATYMKIEDDTGRVVFEMKIKMK; encoded by the coding sequence ATGATAGACATTTACGAATTATCAAAGAATCCTTTAGTATTCCAGAAACCACGTACCATCACGTCGGCGTACATTGACGTTTCGGGCAAGATGGGCATCGCCCAGACGGTGCTCATGGTTCAGGACAACTTTACCGAGAATTTTGGCGCCATCAAGCAAGACAACTTTTTTGTGAAGGAGAAGGGCGGCTACTGGGCCATTTCAAAGGCGAAGTTCAAGTTCTTTGAACGTCCGTACTGGAGCGAGAAGGTGGTGACGACCTCCTTCCCGGCGAATAACTCGCTTATCCGTACCGACGAGAATACGGCAATCACCACGCCCGAGGGCGAGCCCATCATCTTGGCGGTGCAGGAGGCTTGCTGCCTTGACCTGGAACGCCACCGCCCCATGAAACTCAGTGCGGTGGACTTCCCGACGGAGGGGTTCCCCGAGGCGTTCATGGACGGCAAGTTCACCAAGTTCGACGTGCCGCCCGAAGGCTATGCCGAGGTTTACCGCCAGCGCGTGCTCCCGCAGCACATCGACATGTCGCACCACATGAACAACATCGAATACATCAAGCTCGCGTTGAACGTGTTTAGCGCCAGCGATTTGGAAGTGTGCCTGCCGTCGATGCTCGAGGTGCATTTCCTTGGCGAGACCCGCGAAGGCCAGGAAGTCACCATCTTCCGTGCCGACAACAAGGGCGCGACTTACATGAAGATCGAGGACGACACGGGCCGCGTCGTTTTCGAGATGAAAATCAAGATGAAGTAG
- a CDS encoding fumarate hydratase, producing MAFKYEATVQHGEDKTEYVNLGKEGVSVAEFEGKKILKVEKAALTKIAQAAFEEVEFCLRPAHTAKVAKILQDPEASDNDKFVALTMLKNACVAAKGILPFCQDTGTAICVAHKGQQVWTGFDDAEAISEGIYNAYTTKNLRYSQIAPLTMYEEKNTGCNLPAQIDIHAEEGAEMKFLFVAKGGGSANKTYYWPMTKALLNPKSLEKFLAEKVKTLGTAACPPYHLAIVIGGTSAEMNTHMVKLASCGYLDDIPTSGSEGGRIFRDLEMEEKVLHICQKTGIGAQFGGKYLVHDVRVIRAPRHAASCPVSIGVSCSADRNIKAKIDENGLWLEKMEHHPENYIPAGNAVNLAPAVEIDLDRPMKEVLADLTKYPVKTRLSLKGTMIVARDMAHAKIAEIFDKQERGEELTDEEKTVLKVVSDHPIYYAGPAKTPAGMPTGSFGPTTANRMDPYVMRFQSKGASMIMVAKGNRSQDVTDACKKYGGFFLGSIGGPAAILAEQNILSNDIVAFPELGMEAIRKITIKDFPAFILVDDKGNNFFEGLI from the coding sequence ATGGCATTCAAATACGAAGCGACCGTTCAGCACGGCGAAGACAAAACTGAATATGTGAACCTCGGCAAGGAAGGCGTTTCCGTCGCCGAGTTCGAAGGCAAGAAGATTCTCAAGGTCGAGAAGGCTGCCCTCACGAAAATCGCCCAGGCGGCTTTCGAAGAGGTGGAATTCTGCCTGCGCCCGGCCCACACGGCCAAGGTCGCAAAGATTTTGCAGGACCCGGAAGCTTCGGACAACGACAAGTTTGTCGCCCTCACCATGCTCAAGAACGCCTGCGTTGCCGCCAAGGGCATCCTCCCGTTCTGCCAGGACACCGGTACGGCAATCTGCGTTGCCCACAAGGGCCAGCAGGTGTGGACGGGCTTCGACGACGCCGAAGCGATTTCCGAAGGTATCTACAACGCCTACACCACCAAGAACCTGCGCTACAGCCAGATTGCACCGCTCACGATGTACGAAGAAAAGAACACCGGTTGCAACCTGCCTGCCCAGATCGACATCCACGCCGAAGAAGGCGCCGAGATGAAGTTCCTCTTTGTGGCGAAGGGCGGTGGCTCTGCCAACAAGACTTACTACTGGCCCATGACCAAGGCGCTCCTCAACCCGAAGTCCTTGGAAAAGTTCCTCGCCGAAAAGGTGAAGACCTTGGGTACTGCGGCATGCCCTCCGTACCACCTCGCGATTGTGATTGGCGGAACCTCTGCCGAAATGAACACGCACATGGTGAAGCTCGCTAGCTGCGGCTATCTCGACGATATTCCGACCAGCGGTTCCGAAGGCGGCCGTATTTTCCGCGACCTCGAAATGGAAGAAAAGGTTCTGCACATTTGCCAGAAGACGGGCATTGGCGCCCAGTTCGGCGGCAAGTACCTGGTGCACGACGTGCGCGTGATTCGCGCTCCGCGCCACGCTGCAAGTTGCCCGGTTTCTATCGGCGTGAGCTGCTCTGCCGACCGCAACATCAAGGCAAAGATTGACGAGAACGGTCTCTGGCTCGAAAAGATGGAACACCATCCGGAAAACTACATTCCGGCAGGCAACGCCGTGAACCTCGCTCCGGCAGTTGAAATCGACCTTGACCGCCCGATGAAGGAAGTGCTCGCCGACCTCACCAAGTATCCGGTGAAGACCCGCCTCAGCCTCAAGGGCACGATGATTGTGGCCCGCGACATGGCTCACGCGAAGATTGCCGAAATCTTCGACAAGCAGGAACGCGGCGAAGAACTCACCGACGAAGAAAAGACCGTGCTCAAGGTCGTGTCTGACCACCCGATTTACTACGCCGGCCCGGCCAAGACTCCGGCTGGCATGCCGACGGGTAGCTTCGGCCCGACGACGGCTAACCGCATGGACCCGTACGTGATGCGCTTCCAGAGCAAGGGTGCCTCGATGATCATGGTTGCGAAGGGCAACCGCAGCCAGGACGTGACCGACGCCTGCAAGAAGTACGGCGGATTCTTCCTCGGCTCCATCGGCGGTCCGGCAGCCATCCTCGCCGAACAGAACATCCTTTCGAACGACATCGTGGCTTTCCCGGAACTCGGCATGGAAGCCATCCGCAAGATCACCATCAAGGACTTCCCCGCCTTCATCCTCGTGGATGACAAAGGCAATAACTTCTTCGAAGGCCTAATCTAG
- a CDS encoding YifB family Mg chelatase-like AAA ATPase, with the protein MFKRIRSYCLFGIKAVPVSVEVDAAQGLPGFTLVGLPDSAVRESRERVVSAIRSVGKVVTGFRTTVNLSPADLRKEGSALDLPLAVGLLVATGEVSFPHLDRYVFVGELSLDGLMKPVRGVLSMAMSLLKDGSVLVIPRENCQEASLVEGLRFICADTLKECVEVLESGGDSAIQVASGIKRDSAAAVYDVPDFKNVIGMEGVKRALEVAAAGAHNFLLVGSPGAGKTLCARCLPGILPDMTDEEILETTRIHSCARRAGDSAVFRPVLVRPFRSPHHSASMVSLVGGGSRLAPGEASLAHNGVLFLDELPEFNRCVLEALREPMEDGSVSVSRASGTVVWPARFMMGAAMNPCPCGFAMDPKRVCTCLPDARKRYREKISGPLLDRIDIQVSVPPVDASLFVGRKENESSAAIRKRVCAARELQRRRFADLPFKSNAEMTSEWARKAAAMDAPTERFAVSAADKMNLSARGYYRLLKVARTVADLRNAVNVEITDLSEAIRYRTYS; encoded by the coding sequence TTGTTCAAGCGAATCCGTTCTTACTGTTTGTTCGGCATCAAGGCTGTGCCTGTGAGTGTTGAGGTGGATGCAGCCCAGGGCCTGCCCGGGTTCACCTTGGTAGGCCTCCCCGATAGTGCCGTGAGGGAGTCCCGCGAGCGAGTCGTCTCGGCCATACGCTCGGTGGGGAAGGTGGTGACGGGTTTCCGTACGACGGTGAACCTTTCGCCCGCGGATTTGCGCAAGGAGGGGAGTGCTTTGGACCTTCCACTGGCTGTTGGGTTGCTGGTCGCGACAGGTGAGGTTTCCTTTCCTCACCTGGACCGGTATGTCTTTGTTGGCGAACTCTCGTTGGACGGCTTGATGAAGCCTGTGCGAGGGGTGCTGTCCATGGCGATGAGCTTGCTCAAGGACGGGAGCGTCTTGGTGATTCCGCGAGAGAATTGCCAGGAGGCTTCGCTGGTGGAAGGTCTCCGTTTTATTTGTGCCGATACTTTGAAGGAGTGCGTCGAAGTTTTGGAAAGCGGCGGGGATTCTGCCATCCAGGTGGCGTCGGGAATCAAGCGTGATTCAGCGGCTGCGGTATACGACGTCCCCGATTTTAAGAACGTCATTGGGATGGAAGGCGTAAAAAGAGCTTTAGAAGTGGCGGCTGCCGGCGCCCACAACTTCCTCCTCGTTGGCTCCCCGGGCGCTGGCAAGACGCTCTGCGCGCGCTGCCTGCCGGGGATCCTCCCCGACATGACGGACGAGGAAATCTTGGAGACGACGCGTATCCATTCGTGCGCGAGGCGGGCGGGCGATTCTGCCGTATTTCGCCCCGTGTTGGTTCGCCCGTTCCGGTCGCCGCACCATTCTGCGTCCATGGTGTCGCTGGTGGGCGGCGGCTCTCGCCTCGCTCCCGGCGAGGCGAGTCTCGCGCACAACGGCGTGCTGTTCCTGGACGAGCTCCCTGAGTTCAACCGGTGCGTGCTCGAGGCGTTGCGCGAACCCATGGAGGACGGCTCCGTTTCGGTGAGCCGTGCGAGCGGGACTGTGGTGTGGCCGGCGCGCTTTATGATGGGTGCCGCCATGAACCCTTGCCCCTGCGGTTTTGCGATGGACCCCAAGCGGGTCTGCACCTGCTTGCCCGACGCCCGCAAGCGCTACCGCGAAAAAATATCGGGGCCGCTCCTTGACCGCATCGACATCCAGGTGAGCGTGCCCCCGGTCGACGCCAGCCTGTTTGTGGGCCGCAAGGAGAACGAGTCCTCGGCGGCCATCCGCAAGCGGGTGTGCGCCGCGCGCGAACTCCAGCGCCGTCGTTTTGCGGACCTGCCCTTCAAGTCGAATGCCGAGATGACGTCGGAGTGGGCGCGCAAGGCTGCCGCCATGGATGCTCCCACGGAACGGTTTGCTGTATCCGCTGCCGATAAAATGAACCTGAGCGCCCGCGGCTATTACCGCCTGCTCAAGGTGGCAAGGACCGTCGCCGACTTGCGGAATGCCGTTAACGTCGAAATAACGGACCTCTCCGAGGCTATCCGTTACAGGACGTATTCTTGA
- the pgk gene encoding phosphoglycerate kinase, translated as MAKLSIEDLELAGKRVFIRVDFNVPQDKVTGEITNTKRIEAALPTIQYALDHGAAVVLASHLGRPNGEKNMKYTLAPVAKKLEELIKKPVKFLSDCVGPEVEAACAAIKPGEIILLENLRFHIEEEGKRKIKNADGTETKEKADKEAVKAFRASLTKLADVYVNDAFGTAHRDHSSMTGVELPQRAAGFLMNKELKAFDQVLNNPPRPFLAILGGAKVADKIQLINNLLDKADKIIIGGGMAFTFKKVLNNIEIGSSLFDEEGAKLVPDLMAKAKAAGKEIILPVDYIAADKFAADAATKAVSDAEGIPAGWMGLDVGAESTKLFVNAIKSAKTIVWNGPAGVFEFEAFEKATKAMADAIVEATAAGAITVIGGGDTATAAKKYGADKKVTHTSTGGGASLELLEGKTLPGVAVLTDK; from the coding sequence ATGGCAAAGCTCTCTATCGAAGATCTCGAACTCGCCGGCAAGCGCGTGTTCATCCGTGTTGACTTCAACGTTCCGCAGGACAAGGTGACTGGCGAAATCACCAACACCAAGCGTATCGAAGCCGCCCTCCCGACCATCCAGTACGCTCTCGATCACGGTGCAGCAGTCGTGCTCGCTTCCCACCTCGGCCGTCCGAATGGCGAAAAGAACATGAAGTACACGCTCGCTCCGGTTGCCAAGAAGCTCGAAGAACTCATCAAGAAGCCGGTGAAGTTCCTCTCCGACTGCGTGGGTCCGGAAGTCGAAGCCGCCTGCGCCGCTATCAAGCCGGGTGAAATCATCCTCCTCGAAAACCTCCGCTTCCACATCGAAGAAGAAGGCAAGCGCAAGATCAAGAACGCCGATGGCACCGAAACCAAGGAAAAGGCCGACAAGGAAGCCGTCAAGGCCTTCCGTGCAAGCCTCACCAAGCTCGCTGACGTTTATGTGAACGACGCTTTCGGTACCGCTCACCGCGACCACTCCTCCATGACTGGTGTTGAACTTCCGCAGCGTGCCGCCGGTTTCCTCATGAACAAGGAACTCAAGGCATTCGACCAGGTGCTCAACAATCCTCCGCGTCCGTTCCTCGCCATCCTCGGCGGTGCCAAGGTCGCCGACAAGATCCAGCTCATCAACAACCTCCTCGACAAGGCCGACAAGATCATCATCGGCGGTGGCATGGCTTTCACCTTCAAGAAGGTTTTGAACAACATCGAAATCGGTTCTTCTCTGTTTGACGAAGAAGGCGCCAAGCTCGTTCCGGATCTGATGGCCAAGGCCAAGGCTGCCGGCAAGGAAATCATCCTCCCGGTCGACTACATCGCTGCCGACAAGTTCGCTGCCGACGCTGCCACGAAGGCTGTCTCTGACGCCGAAGGCATTCCGGCTGGCTGGATGGGCCTCGATGTGGGCGCTGAATCCACCAAGCTCTTCGTGAACGCTATCAAGTCCGCCAAGACCATCGTCTGGAACGGCCCTGCAGGCGTGTTCGAATTCGAAGCCTTCGAAAAGGCTACCAAGGCTATGGCCGACGCTATCGTCGAAGCTACCGCTGCCGGCGCAATCACCGTGATCGGTGGTGGCGATACCGCTACGGCTGCCAAGAAGTACGGTGCCGACAAGAAGGTGACCCACACCTCTACGGGTGGTGGCGCTTCCCTCGAACTTCTTGAGGGAAAAACCTTGCCTGGTGTAGCAGTGCTTACTGACAAGTAA
- a CDS encoding DUF3078 domain-containing protein produces MKLKKVLMACAAACAFAAPAMAEGGMFEGALPENWTADVVAAVKYNYYNFHNWQQDGTSNSMWLVTYHADVQGKWKIANWRNLVDIELGQTWTEGFGTRKSADKLFWESMLDFNMTEQVKPYIGNRFETQIMKGYAYSEDENGDEVKTAISSFMDPAYETQVAGIAYIPNDNFSQRIGFANRMTISNGYGFADDPDTEKFEKFKDEPGLESITEVKYAFSDVVNFHSRLWAFVNFEGTDEIDGKWENLLSVQLMPFIELQVGFDMAYDKDLDEDAQYKNMVLFGLTWRWF; encoded by the coding sequence ATGAAACTCAAAAAAGTTCTCATGGCTTGTGCTGCCGCTTGTGCTTTTGCCGCTCCTGCTATGGCAGAAGGAGGCATGTTCGAGGGCGCTCTTCCCGAAAACTGGACTGCCGACGTGGTTGCCGCTGTCAAGTACAACTACTACAACTTCCACAACTGGCAGCAAGACGGTACGTCGAACTCCATGTGGCTCGTGACCTACCATGCCGACGTTCAGGGCAAGTGGAAAATCGCCAACTGGCGTAACCTCGTCGACATCGAGCTCGGTCAAACGTGGACCGAGGGCTTTGGCACCCGCAAGTCCGCCGACAAGCTCTTCTGGGAGTCCATGCTCGACTTCAACATGACCGAACAGGTCAAACCCTACATTGGCAACCGCTTTGAAACCCAGATAATGAAGGGTTACGCTTATAGCGAAGACGAAAACGGCGACGAAGTCAAGACGGCTATTTCTAGCTTTATGGATCCGGCTTACGAAACGCAGGTTGCCGGTATCGCCTACATCCCGAACGACAACTTCTCCCAGCGTATCGGTTTTGCAAACCGTATGACCATTTCTAATGGCTACGGCTTTGCCGACGACCCGGATACCGAGAAGTTCGAAAAGTTCAAGGACGAACCGGGTTTGGAATCCATCACCGAAGTCAAGTACGCATTCTCTGACGTTGTCAACTTCCACAGCCGCTTGTGGGCGTTTGTGAATTTCGAAGGTACCGACGAAATCGACGGCAAGTGGGAGAACCTCCTCTCGGTGCAGCTGATGCCCTTCATTGAGCTCCAGGTTGGCTTCGACATGGCCTACGACAAGGATTTGGACGAGGATGCCCAGTACAAGAACATGGTGCTCTTTGGTCTGACCTGGCGCTGGTTCTAA
- the hisH gene encoding imidazole glycerol phosphate synthase subunit HisH translates to MSITVVDYKAGNLTSVMNALRHIGVDAKVSDDAEEIAKATRLIFPGVGAAASAMETLTRTGIGEAIRMVVKAGNPVLGICIGCQIILEESEEDGGVKTLGLLPGKAVRFKDEPGLKIPHMGWNQVNFTREHPIMKGIRSGCDFYYVHSYFPQVPAEYSFAETTYGTQTFSGLIGNGNLVASQFHQEKSGEVGLAMLKNFCEWKV, encoded by the coding sequence ATGTCTATAACGGTCGTGGATTACAAAGCTGGCAACTTGACTTCGGTGATGAACGCGCTTAGGCACATTGGTGTGGACGCCAAGGTGAGCGACGACGCCGAGGAGATTGCCAAGGCCACTCGCCTGATATTCCCGGGTGTGGGTGCCGCCGCATCGGCCATGGAGACTCTTACCCGCACGGGCATCGGCGAAGCCATTAGGATGGTGGTCAAGGCGGGGAACCCGGTGCTTGGCATTTGCATTGGTTGCCAGATCATTTTGGAAGAGAGCGAAGAGGATGGAGGTGTCAAAACCCTCGGGCTTTTGCCTGGCAAGGCGGTCCGCTTCAAGGACGAGCCCGGCCTCAAGATCCCGCACATGGGCTGGAATCAGGTGAATTTCACTCGCGAGCACCCGATTATGAAGGGGATCCGCAGTGGCTGCGACTTCTATTATGTGCACTCGTATTTCCCGCAGGTCCCAGCGGAGTACAGTTTTGCCGAGACGACCTACGGCACACAGACTTTTTCGGGGCTCATTGGCAATGGCAACCTAGTGGCAAGCCAGTTCCACCAAGAAAAAAGTGGCGAAGTGGGTCTTGCCATGCTCAAAAACTTCTGCGAATGGAAGGTGTAG